The proteins below come from a single Xiphophorus couchianus chromosome 20, X_couchianus-1.0, whole genome shotgun sequence genomic window:
- the LOC114134865 gene encoding transcription factor HES-5-like codes for MAPTITAAMTNSQEHLALNHKLRKPLVEKLRRERINSSIEQLKSLLGPEFLKQQPDSKLEKAEILEMTVCFLTQLLQQNQQQRRQLNRLKSTKACFDDNLTKAEISLSSTVQSITDEDPDCEVLWRPW; via the exons ATGGCACCTACAATCACTGCAGCGATGACCAACTCTCAGGAGCATCTGGCTCTGAACCACAAG CTCAGAAAGCCTCTGGTGGAAAAGTTACGCAGAGAGCGAATCAACAGCAGCATCGAGCAGCTCAAGTCTCTCCTGGGTCCAGAGTTCCTCAAACAGCAACCAGACTCCAAGCTGGAGAAAGCAGAGATCCTGGAGATGACAGTTTGCTTCCTGacccagctgctgcagcagaaccagcaaCAGAGACGACAGCTGAACCGTCTTAAAAGCACTAAGGCTTGTTTTGATGACAACCTGACCAAGGCTGAAATCTCTCTGAGCTCCACAGTTCAGAGCATCACAGACGAGGATCCCGATTGTGAAGTTCTGTGGAGGCCTTGGTAG
- the LOC114134928 gene encoding transcription factor HES-5-like, giving the protein MAPTISPARTNSQEHLTLNHKLRKPLVEKLRRERINNSIEQLKSLLAPEFLKQQPESKLEKADILEMTVFFLRQLQKQQQHPALDTGAVELGYARCVQEVTNFLSKDELKTQSQKKLLNNFSKLQTSSEKNLKEAKFSSVNYTVQTSINKVKSPTTSTPWRPW; this is encoded by the exons ATGGCTCCCACAATCAGCCCAGCAAGGACCAACTCTCAGGAGCATCTGACTCTGAACCACAAG CTCAGAAAGCCTCTGGTAGAGAAACTACGCAGAGAGCGAATCAACAACAGCATCGAGCAACTCAAGTCTCTCTTGGCTCCAGAGTTTCTCAAACAGCAGCCAGAGTCTAAGCTGGAGAAAGCAGACATCTTGGAGATGACCGTTTTCTTCCTGAGACAactgcagaagcagcagcagcatccagctCTAGACACAGGAGCTGTTGAGTTAGGCTATGCCAGATGTGTCCAAGAGGTGACAAACTTCCTCTCCAAAGACGAACTGAAGACGCAGTCCCAGAAGAAACTGTTGAACAACTTCAGCAAGCTGCAGACTTCCTCTGAGAAGAACCTGAAAGAGGCAAAATTCTCTTCTGTGAACTACACAGTCCAGACAAGTATCAATAAAGTCAAGAGTCCAACCACCAGCACCCCCTGGAGGCCATGGTAG